The proteins below are encoded in one region of Apium graveolens cultivar Ventura chromosome 4, ASM990537v1, whole genome shotgun sequence:
- the LOC141719294 gene encoding uncharacterized protein LOC141719294 — translation MNPPILSKAKPGEPLYLYIAAGERAVSSALIREENGTQTPVYYASQVLKDAETRYPNLEKFALALVHSSRKLRQYFQGREIRVITNQPLRKIIHKPDASGRLVNWAIELSQFNIKFIPRTTIKAQALAEFVMECTFPETPETPETSSKGKKEFNNRDLWTLHVDGSATAERCGAGLILSSPDGFLIQQAITFAFKATNNQAEYEALLSGLRLAKSLRVRSLTIYSDSHIVVRQTNGEYVAKDPKLARYQEMVRAILETIPDSTILQINREENAKADELSKLVQNTSDLSSSVYFEELGAPSTDRQEVFCVSNPENWMTPYIAYLKDGTLPEDQNKARYLRYKAARFFLENNQLYRRTFSAPTLKCVDPEEADYCLREVHEGICGDHLAAKALAYKVIR, via the coding sequence ATGAACCCGCCTATTTTATCAAAAGCAAAGCCTGGGGAGCCCCTTTACCTATACATCGCAGCCGGGGAAAGAGCAGTATCCTCCGCACTCATCCGGGAGGAAAATGGGACACAGACCCCGGTATATTATGCGAGCCAAGTCCTGAAAGATGCCGAAACCCGGTACCCAAACTTGGAAAAATTCGCACTGGCCCTCGTACACTCGAGCAGAAAGCTAAGACAATACTTCCAAGGCAGGGAAATCAGAGTAATCACTAATCAACCACTTCGCAAAATCATCCACAAACCGGACGCCTCCGGGAGATTAGTCAATTGGGCAATTGAATTGAGCCAATTCAACATCAAATTCATCCCGAGGACaaccataaaagcccaggcgttgGCCGAGTTTGTCATGGAATGTACTTTTCCAGAAACCCCCGAAACGCCTGAAACCAGTTCCAAAGGAAAAAAAGAGTTTAACAACCGGGATCTTTGGACGCTACATGTTGATGGCTCGGCCACAGCCGAAAGGTGCGGAGCCGGTCTGATCCTCTCCAGCCCGGATGGATTCTTAATTCAGCAGGCCATCACCTTCGCCTTTaaagcaacaaacaaccaggctGAATATGAAGCCCTACTCTCCGGGCTTAGGCTAGCCAAATCCCTTAGAGTAAGGAGTTTAACAATCTACAGCGATTCTCATATCGTCGTAAGACAAACCAATGGTGAATATGTCGCAAAAGATCCTAAATTGGCCCGATATCAGGAAATGGTTAGAGCAATCCTGGAAACCATCCCGGACTCGACCATCTTGCAGATAAACAGAGAGGAAAATGCGAAAGCAGACGAGCTGTCCAAGCTCGTCCAGAATACTTCAGATTTAAGCAGTTCGGTTTACTTCGAGGAACTCGGAGCCCCCAGCACCGATCGACAAGAAGTATTTTGTGTTAGCAACCCGGAGAATTGGATGACGCCCTACATAGCCTACCTCAAGGACGGTACCCTGCCGGAAGATCAGAACAAAGCCCGGTACCTCAGGTATAAGGCTGCACGCTTCTTTCTAGAAAACAATCAGTTATACCGGAGAACTTTCTCTGCACCAACTCTAAAGTGCGTTGATCCGGAGGAAGCGGATTACTGCCTCCGGGAGGTTCATGAAGGGATCTGCGGGGATCACCTAGCGGCTAAAGCTCTAGCCTACAAAGTCATCAGATAA